From one Montipora capricornis isolate CH-2021 chromosome 10, ASM3666992v2, whole genome shotgun sequence genomic stretch:
- the LOC138020235 gene encoding uncharacterized protein: MDTLESAIRIMKPDCYMASIDLKDAYYTVAIAEEHQKYLKFLFDGKLYQYTCLPNGLSSAPRIFTKLLKPAYAYLHNLGHLSLGYLDDSYLQGDTYGECMQNIKDTVMLFNKLGFHLHPLKSVIIPTKRLTFLGFNLDSGSMTVSPTEQKVLKTLQSCKKLKVKQNPLILEVAEVIGILVSNFPGTQFGQLYYRSLEHDKTNALICSKGNYNAHMKLSSRSMIELDWWISNMPFACKNIQPLRANIQLQTDASNKGWGAVYGDQQIGGRWNTNEAMDHINILELKAAFFALKSFCSLANETHVQIQIDNTTAVSYINNMGGSKSPALNNLAIELWEWCIHRNIWVSAVHIAGKLNVDADFQSRSFSDKHEWMLNRNVFTEILTEFPELNMDLFASRLTTQLTQYCSWQPDPGSAFVDAFSIDWSKVNFYAFPPFSLIPRCLQKIQQDKGKGILIVPVWPTQTWFPLVLQLLYSQPWIYQPSPKLLQHTSHKRLHQLNHKIHLIVCPLSGTLSDNTTFLKKSSKSSWLHGGRAPRNNIQRTSINGWSFVVRGQLITVPQR, from the coding sequence atggacacATTAGAATCTGCAATAAGAATTATGAAGCCTGACTGCTACATGGCTTCAATTGACCTTAAAGATGCTTACTATACTGTAGCCATAGCAGAGGAACATCAAAAATACctcaagtttttgtttgacgGTAAACTGTATCAATATACATGCTTGCCTAATGGCCTTTCTAGTGCACCTCGTATATTCACAAAGTTGCTCAAACCAGCTTATGCTTATTTACATAATTTAGGCCATCTGAGTCTAGGATATCTTGATGATTCATACCTCCAAGGAGATACATATGGCGAATGTATGCAAAATATCAAGGATACAGTCATGTTATTTAACAAGTTAGGGTTTCACTTGCACCCCTTAAAGTCTGTTATTATACCAACAAAAAGACTGACCTTCCTAGGATTCAATTTAGACTCGGGCAGCATGACTGTCTCACCAACAGAACAAAAAGTTCTTAAAACATTGCAATCATGCAAAAAGCTAAAAGTGAAGCAAAACCCATTAATTTTAGAGGTAGCGGAAGTAATAGGCATACTGGTGTCTAATTTCCCAGGAACACAGTTTGGACAACTCTATTATCGGTCATTAGAGCATGACAAAACAAATGCCCTTATTTGTAGCAAGGGAAATTATAATGCTCATATGAAACTGTCCTCCCGATCAATGATCGAACTAGACTGGTGGATTTCAAACATGCCATTTGCTTGTAAAAATATTCAACCCCTTAGAGCAAACATTCAGCTACAAACAGATGCTTCAAACAAAGGGTGGGGGGCAGTGTATGGTGACCAACAAATAGGTGGCAGGTGGAATACCAATGAGGCCATGGATCACATAAACATCTTAGAGCTCAAAGCAGCATTTTTTGCCCTAAAATCATTTTGTAGCCTAGCTAATGAAACTCATGTTCAAATCCAAATAGATAATACAACAGCCGTGTCATATATTAACAACATGGGAGGATCCAAATCCCCTGCCCTAAACAACCTTGCAATTGAGTTGTGGGAGTGGTGTATCCACCGGAATATCTGGGTCTCTGCAGTACACATTGCAGGGAAGTTGAATGTCGATGCAGATTTTCAATCCCGCTCTTTTTCAGACAAGCACGAGTGGATGTTGAACAGGAATGTGTTCACAGAAATTTTAACAGAGTTCCCAGAGCTTAACATGGATTTATTTGCATCTAGACTAACCACACAACTTACACAATACTGCTCCTGGCAACCAGACCCAGGCAGTGCCTTTGTGGATGCGTTCTCCATTGATTGGAGTAAAGTTAATTTCTATGCATTTCCACCTTTCAGTTTAATCCCACGATGCCTACAGAAAATCCAACAGGACAAAGGGAAAGGTATATTGATCGTACCAGTGTGGCCCACACAAACATGGTTCCCTCTGGTTTTACAGTTACTCTACAGCCAACCCTGGATCTACCAACCATCCCCCAAACTACTTCAGCACACATCCCACAAACGACTGCAccaattaaaccataaaatccACTTAATTGTTTGTCCGCTATCCGGAACTCTTTCCGACAATACAACGTTTCTAAAGAAGTCATCGAAGTCCTCATGGCTTCATGGAGGCCGGGCACCAAGAAACAATATTCAACGTACCTCAATAAATGGCTGGAGTTTTGTAGTCAGAGGACAATTGATTACAGTTCCCCAAAGATGA
- the LOC138021784 gene encoding uncharacterized protein — MVQSVVQEMKAMNRRMDQLGEPANLEDEDLEYEEGELEHGDADRESIVSLDTKVNELTKAREAGNKKSKSTSALHDIAQDLDLSEKTGSAVDEELANIVNSLLKDKIPDEKTQAKVDQYPKPANIEGLRTPRVNPLIWSQLPAQVRTQDSKHQKSQNSLVAAVVAITKATDIVLKQNQSDNKELLTALTDGIALAMNCLHDMNSTRRQSLRKDLHRDYAALCNATTVPSSSEFLFGDLSKLTKDISDANKLTKRVRPASHSSSRGRKSTFTNHYSANRNRRFAPYAYSRARYNDNNNFLSKSRSPPTKGKKESITK, encoded by the coding sequence ATGGTCCAGTCTGTAGTACAAGAAATGAAAGCAATGAACCGACGAATGGATCAGCTGGGCGAGCCCGCTAACCTCGAAGACGAGGACCTCGAATACGAAGAGGGCGAACTGGAGCATGGAGATGCTGACAGAGAATCAATTGTTTCTCTCGATACAAAGGTCAACGAATTGACCAAAGCCCGCGAGGCgggaaacaaaaaatcaaagagCACTAGTGCTCTTCATGACATAGCTCAGGATCTCGATCTGAGTGAGAAAACTGGGAGCGCTGTGGATGAGGAACTGGCTAATATTGTGAATAGTCTCCTCAAAGACAAAATTCCAGACGAAAAGACCCAAGCAAAGGTCGATCAATATCCTAAGCCTGCGAACATCGAGGGgcttagaacgccacgagtaaACCCACTCATTTGGAGCCAGCTCCCAGCACAAGTCCGCACACAGGATTCGAAACATCAAAAGTCACAAAATTCTCTTGTGGCAGCCGTTGTTGCTATTACCAAAGCGACGGATATTGTTCTGAAACAAAACCAATCAGACAACAAAGAGCTCTTGACCGCCCTCACCGACGGCATTGCTTTGGCAATGAATTGCCTGCATGATATGAATAGCACTAGACGTCAGTCGCTGAGGAAAGACTTGCACAGGGACTACGCCGCTTTATGCAATGCCACAACAGTTCCATCATCGTCTGAATTCTTATTTGGCGATTTGTCTAAGCTGACAAAAGATATCTCGGACGCCAATAAGTTAACGAAGAGAGTAAGACCGGCGTCACACAGTAGCTCACGTGGCCGGAAATCTACATTTACAAACCATTACTCTGCAAACCGAAACCGACGCTTTGCTCCCTACGCTTACTCAAGAGCTCGCTacaacgataataataattttttatcgaaAAGCCGCTCTCCGCCGACGAAAGGGAAAAAGGAGAGCATAACCAAGTAA
- the LOC138019411 gene encoding ATP-dependent helicase wrn-1-like isoform X1 produces MACSSATSKEFSRKELLSLLSSVLDNLDDGKIKKLSEEQFKALFHFLNGRDTFACLPTGHGKTLIYQIAVLIARTGKVPILPSNPLVVVVSPLNALISDQLESCQRLKLKAVKMEQELFGNDDKRTELDQAEVVYCSPETLENIQSKQFLVKMDDRLVGIVVDESHCVVSWGLSVTPFRAAYSKVGDVRGFTRKPFLCLTATAGKTIRSQIMKNLHMKSAKVVNLSPNKSNIKLCVSKLDRNEELDETFASLIEDLKSKGCEMKKTIIYCRSITACGDIFEVLLENLPNNELYGMFHSKTPESIQKNVLYEFVKRDSKMRLVVATCALGMGVDIPDVELIIHYGIPTEVESYVQEIGRGGRDGRACAAFLYYKPYHLAHCDKEMRDYVKATSCRRKELLKHFKEKEATLDVMHKCCDFCTQLCKCQGADCVMQLEAEENVDTSLPLESLSRTVESEERELFIELLKDIDKLGTYETLGSDLILELAGKLEYIFLADYLIENFPIFNPHLANDIILAVKDIFNDISEASAYMTMDFEPYFEDDPLLLGAAYCSNISESSSDDNGSVQ; encoded by the exons ATGGCGTGCTCATCGGCGACCTCGAAAGAGTTCAGTCGTAAAGAGTTATTAAGTTTGCTTTCTTCTGTTTTGGATAACCTCGACGATGGAAAGATAAAGAAATTGAGTGAAGAGCAGTTCAAGgccttgtttcattttttaaacgGGCGAGACACGTTTGCGTGCTTGCCGACCGGGCATGGGAAAACTCTCATCTACCAGATTGCTGTGCTTATTGCACGAACGGGAAAGGTGCCAATTCTGCCATCGAACccacttgttgttgttgtttcaccGCTAAATGCGCTCATATCTGACCAGCTTGAGTCCTGCCAAAGGCTCAAGCTCAAAGCCGTTAAAATGGAGCAGGAGCTGTTCGGCAACGATGATAAACGGACGGAGCTCGATCAAGCTGAAGTGGTTTACTGCAGTCCGGAAACCTTGGAAAACATCCAATCCAAGCAGTTCCTTGTAAAAATGGACGATCGGTTGGTTGGAATTGTTGTGGACGAATCACATTGTGTAGTGAGCTG GGGTCTAAGTGTCACACCATTCAGGGCAGCTTACAGCAAAGTGGGTGATGTGCGAGGGTTTACAAGAAAACCATTTCTGTGCCTTACAGCCACTGCAGGGAAAACTATCAGATCCCAAATTATGAAGAACCTGCACATGAAGAGTGCTAAGGTTGTAAACCTTAGCCCAAACAAGTCAAACATAAAACTGTGTGTATCAAAACTTGATAGAAATGAGGAACTGGATGAAACCTTTGCCTCGCTGATCGAGGACCTGAAATCCAAGGGCtgtgaaatgaaaaaaaccatCATTTACTGCAGATCCATCACTGCATGTGGAGACATTTTTGAAGTCCTTTTGGAAAACCTCCCAAACAACGAACTATATGGTATGTTCCACAGTAAGACCCCCGAGTCAATTCAGAAGAATGTCTTATACGAATTTGTAAAGAGAGACAGCAAAATGCGGCTGGTTGTTGCCACTTGTGCTTTGGGCATGGGTGTTGACATTCCTGATGTTGAACTTATCATTCACTACGGTATACCAACAGAAGTAGAAAGCTATGTGCAAGAGATTGGGAGGGGAGGTAGGGATGGCAGGGCATGTGCTGCTTTTCTGTACTACAAGCCCTATCATCTTGCTCACTGTGACAAAGAAATGAGAGACTATGTAAAAGCTACCAGTTGCCGGCGTAAGGaactactgaaacattttaaagaaaaagaagctaCTTTGGATGTCATGCATAAGTGCTGTGACTTTTGTACCCAGCTTTGCAAGTGCCAGGGAGCTGACTGTGTCATGCAACTCGAGGCGGAGGAGAATGTGGACACAAGTTTGCCTTTGGAATCGCTTAGTCGTACAGTAGAAAGTGAGGAACGTGAACTGTTCATTGAGCTTCTTAAGGACATTGACAAACTTGGAACTTACGAGACTTTGGGTTCAGATCTCATACTGGAATTAGCTGGTAAGctagaatatatatttttggcagattatttgattgaaaatttcCCCATTTTCAATCCACACCTGGCTAATGACATAATTCTGGCTGTAAAAGACATTTTCAATGACATATCTGAAGCAAGTGCCTATATGACAATGGATTTTGAGCCATATTTTGAAGATGATCCTCTTTTGCTTGGTGCAGCATATTGTAGTAACATCAGTGAGAGCAGCTCTGATGACAATGGCAGTGTTCAATAA
- the LOC138019411 gene encoding ATP-dependent helicase wrn-1-like isoform X2, with amino-acid sequence MACSSATSKEFSRKELLSLLSSVLDNLDDGKIKKLSEEQFKALFHFLNGRDTFACLPTGHGKTLIYQIAVLIARTGKVPILPSNPLVVVVSPLNALISDQLESCQRLKLKAVKMEQELFGNDDKRTELDQAEVVYCSPETLENIQSKQFLVKMDDRLVGIVVDESHCVVSWGLSVTPFRAAYSKVGDVRGFTRKPFLCLTATAGKTIRSQIMKNLHMKSAKVVNLSPNKSNIKLCVSKLDRNEELDETFASLIEDLKSKGCEMKKTIIYCRSITACGDIFEVLLENLPNNELYGMFHSKTPESIQKNVLYEFVKRDSKMRLVVATCALGMGVDIPDVELIIHYGIPTEVESYVQEIGRGGRDGRACAAFLYYKPYHLAHCDKEMRDYVKATSCRRKELLKHFKEKEATLDVMHKCCDFCTQLCKCQGADCVMQLEAEENVDTSLPLESLSRTVESEERELFIELLKDIDKLGTYETLGSDLILELAANSKGRGL; translated from the exons ATGGCGTGCTCATCGGCGACCTCGAAAGAGTTCAGTCGTAAAGAGTTATTAAGTTTGCTTTCTTCTGTTTTGGATAACCTCGACGATGGAAAGATAAAGAAATTGAGTGAAGAGCAGTTCAAGgccttgtttcattttttaaacgGGCGAGACACGTTTGCGTGCTTGCCGACCGGGCATGGGAAAACTCTCATCTACCAGATTGCTGTGCTTATTGCACGAACGGGAAAGGTGCCAATTCTGCCATCGAACccacttgttgttgttgtttcaccGCTAAATGCGCTCATATCTGACCAGCTTGAGTCCTGCCAAAGGCTCAAGCTCAAAGCCGTTAAAATGGAGCAGGAGCTGTTCGGCAACGATGATAAACGGACGGAGCTCGATCAAGCTGAAGTGGTTTACTGCAGTCCGGAAACCTTGGAAAACATCCAATCCAAGCAGTTCCTTGTAAAAATGGACGATCGGTTGGTTGGAATTGTTGTGGACGAATCACATTGTGTAGTGAGCTG GGGTCTAAGTGTCACACCATTCAGGGCAGCTTACAGCAAAGTGGGTGATGTGCGAGGGTTTACAAGAAAACCATTTCTGTGCCTTACAGCCACTGCAGGGAAAACTATCAGATCCCAAATTATGAAGAACCTGCACATGAAGAGTGCTAAGGTTGTAAACCTTAGCCCAAACAAGTCAAACATAAAACTGTGTGTATCAAAACTTGATAGAAATGAGGAACTGGATGAAACCTTTGCCTCGCTGATCGAGGACCTGAAATCCAAGGGCtgtgaaatgaaaaaaaccatCATTTACTGCAGATCCATCACTGCATGTGGAGACATTTTTGAAGTCCTTTTGGAAAACCTCCCAAACAACGAACTATATGGTATGTTCCACAGTAAGACCCCCGAGTCAATTCAGAAGAATGTCTTATACGAATTTGTAAAGAGAGACAGCAAAATGCGGCTGGTTGTTGCCACTTGTGCTTTGGGCATGGGTGTTGACATTCCTGATGTTGAACTTATCATTCACTACGGTATACCAACAGAAGTAGAAAGCTATGTGCAAGAGATTGGGAGGGGAGGTAGGGATGGCAGGGCATGTGCTGCTTTTCTGTACTACAAGCCCTATCATCTTGCTCACTGTGACAAAGAAATGAGAGACTATGTAAAAGCTACCAGTTGCCGGCGTAAGGaactactgaaacattttaaagaaaaagaagctaCTTTGGATGTCATGCATAAGTGCTGTGACTTTTGTACCCAGCTTTGCAAGTGCCAGGGAGCTGACTGTGTCATGCAACTCGAGGCGGAGGAGAATGTGGACACAAGTTTGCCTTTGGAATCGCTTAGTCGTACAGTAGAAAGTGAGGAACGTGAACTGTTCATTGAGCTTCTTAAGGACATTGACAAACTTGGAACTTACGAGACTTTGGGTTCAGATCTCATACTGGAATTAGCTG CTAACAGCAAAGGACGAGGGTTGTAA